The Gemmata palustris genome includes a region encoding these proteins:
- a CDS encoding TIGR03067 domain-containing protein, with amino-acid sequence MGQSLRRVRTRRRWPLRDDGSCARYDPTRPVARRVPVHPERRARWPHPPRRLGGNPGQGEDRELGRGAVGSWVLQTSGTERTPRPNSGHWEFEANMVRLHKDEGVFYRAVRYTLDVSREPKQIDLVFGGAVLKGIYEVKGDTLRVAYAQSDKDVRPTHFEGGTGAARFLFKRKK; translated from the coding sequence ATGGGACAGTCACTAAGACGGGTACGTACCCGAAGACGTTGGCCGCTGAGGGACGACGGTTCGTGCGCCCGGTACGACCCTACTCGACCCGTGGCGCGGCGAGTACCTGTACACCCCGAACGGCGAGCGCGCTGGCCACACCCACCCCGACGTCTGGGCGGTAACCCCGGACAAGGTGAAGATCGGGAGCTGGGCCGCGGAGCTGTGGGGAGTTGGGTGCTTCAAACTTCGGGGACGGAACGTACACCGCGCCCGAACAGCGGGCACTGGGAATTCGAGGCGAACATGGTCCGGCTGCACAAGGATGAAGGCGTGTTCTACCGGGCGGTGCGGTACACCCTCGACGTGTCCCGGGAGCCGAAACAGATCGACCTCGTGTTCGGCGGTGCGGTCCTCAAGGGTATCTATGAGGTGAAGGGCGACACGCTCCGCGTGGCTTACGCCCAATCGGACAAGGACGTGCGCCCGACGCATTTCGAGGGCGGCACCGGGGCCGCGCGATTCCTCTTCAAGCGAAAGAAGTAG
- a CDS encoding sigma-70 family RNA polymerase sigma factor has product MADAHSIARLATLAHTGLADHALLARFASERDEFAFAALVERHGPVVLDVARSVLRHTQDAEDVFQASFLVLARNANTIRTRASVGCWLHGVARRLALRARRARTRRARYEAVPRDAPIPDDELTWAEVRALIHAELARLPEALRAPILLCHLEGLTLDEAAARLELSRSTLRRHLDRAREVLRVRLARRGLAVAAIAFPTSISNAVPPEVVLGTARSAVRFAAGFADPTRAVELANGAMSAMTAVRMKLGLLLVATLSTVGLVVAGTQMGTGPQKAELPSAPAPTAKPEEKPPAKSMTDEEKLQGAWAITNDVFLQAGEKWTFISGRLERPGEKKAPKPEDQVNTWYKLDPKQNPKTIDLTCQVGTDGPLVFVEKGIYSLEGNELRLCMAAGGAERPKLFSKDLGRTSLLTLTREPPAKAIFLDQREGKPPMRTVFVSLELTNPRNEPVWLLTRYSGDKPLAESGKFLATEDTPQAFVGDSYRSTKDGGMGEAVRVSFIGGFHAFYLAPEATVRFDRYPIECWKDVDQIEVWEVSALRVNGRTALDEWLPYRTKSDVNVRVPAGTPATNLDWDARTAKSRTDYPKERVEFVRAEPIRKWLLPIKKPGAKAPAPKTPLEELQGTWDPIALEAPGSRITGPNLSLFLRELVIANDTFRQDMVSGVRLMNIRVYSNTSPKSFDLFAPPDNSPDVETEKKNLKPITLGIYDLTGDTLTLAFSGNDVRPTGFKVTADSKATVCTYRRRPPAKSEKAPAEYVSAEATLYLGRDGLGGKPGEVMKKAITDEETLAKLAACFPELGSGKTSSTAGAWKAAVTFQFTNRKGELIKVYSNWTEWNQGKGDWPVKASLMKLTGELFEQPVLIDRGTIAGEWEFVKAEQGGKKQEPPPFDLVATGSTLRFETNGKFLTESEWKVNYTIDPSKSPKEIDFVFSPRPTGAKTARGIYAVKDDTLMICLGGGQNRPADFNALRGPDDTLWVLKRKGTGPAPAPAPAAGDLDGLRKKLRSGTPEEKRQALTTIRDLQAIRLIPDVIEAVADPTALPREGDTGWGFVGHQAATVMVELARAVDGTDRAGRRDYTFHDDQYKGGEKLKELGRLEDVRKNWARWHADRK; this is encoded by the coding sequence ATGGCCGATGCGCACTCGATCGCTCGACTCGCGACCCTGGCCCACACCGGGCTCGCGGACCACGCGCTGCTCGCGCGCTTCGCCTCCGAGCGCGACGAGTTCGCGTTCGCCGCACTCGTGGAACGACACGGACCGGTCGTGCTCGATGTCGCGCGCTCCGTGTTGCGCCACACCCAGGACGCCGAAGACGTGTTCCAGGCGTCGTTCCTGGTGCTCGCGCGCAACGCCAACACGATCCGCACGCGCGCCTCGGTCGGGTGCTGGCTCCACGGCGTCGCGCGCCGGCTCGCGCTCCGGGCGCGGCGCGCACGCACGAGGCGGGCACGTTACGAGGCGGTCCCCCGTGACGCACCGATCCCCGACGACGAACTCACGTGGGCCGAAGTCCGCGCGCTCATCCACGCGGAACTCGCGCGGCTACCCGAAGCACTCCGCGCCCCAATACTTCTGTGCCACCTCGAAGGACTCACGCTCGACGAGGCCGCCGCGCGCCTCGAACTCTCGCGGAGCACACTGCGAAGGCACCTGGACCGGGCGCGCGAAGTTCTGCGCGTGCGCCTCGCGCGGCGCGGACTGGCCGTGGCCGCGATCGCCTTCCCGACATCGATTTCCAACGCGGTTCCGCCGGAGGTCGTTCTCGGAACGGCCCGGTCCGCGGTTCGGTTCGCCGCCGGGTTCGCGGACCCCACGCGCGCCGTCGAACTCGCTAACGGAGCAATGTCTGCCATGACCGCTGTGCGAATGAAACTCGGTCTGCTGCTCGTGGCCACGCTGAGCACTGTTGGGCTCGTCGTCGCGGGTACTCAGATGGGAACCGGCCCACAGAAAGCGGAACTCCCATCCGCGCCAGCGCCCACAGCTAAGCCCGAGGAGAAACCACCCGCCAAGTCCATGACCGACGAAGAGAAACTGCAGGGCGCATGGGCGATCACCAACGACGTCTTCCTACAAGCGGGTGAGAAGTGGACATTCATAAGTGGCCGGCTCGAGAGGCCCGGGGAGAAGAAAGCGCCCAAGCCAGAGGATCAAGTCAACACGTGGTACAAGCTCGATCCCAAGCAGAATCCCAAAACAATTGACCTCACGTGTCAGGTGGGGACCGATGGTCCGCTCGTGTTCGTCGAGAAAGGTATTTACTCGCTCGAGGGGAATGAACTGAGGCTCTGTATGGCGGCCGGTGGCGCGGAGCGGCCGAAATTGTTCTCGAAGGATCTGGGGCGCACGTCGCTACTAACCCTCACACGCGAGCCGCCCGCTAAAGCGATCTTCCTGGACCAGCGCGAGGGCAAGCCGCCGATGCGCACCGTGTTCGTGTCCCTGGAGCTGACCAACCCCCGGAACGAACCGGTCTGGCTGCTCACCCGGTATTCGGGGGACAAACCGCTCGCGGAGTCAGGGAAGTTCCTCGCGACCGAGGACACCCCGCAGGCGTTCGTCGGGGACAGCTATAGGAGCACCAAAGATGGCGGGATGGGCGAGGCCGTTCGCGTGAGTTTCATCGGGGGGTTCCACGCCTTCTATCTCGCTCCCGAAGCGACCGTTCGCTTCGACCGGTACCCGATCGAGTGCTGGAAAGATGTGGATCAGATCGAAGTCTGGGAAGTGTCCGCACTCCGCGTCAACGGGCGCACGGCCCTCGATGAGTGGCTACCTTACCGAACAAAGAGCGACGTAAACGTCCGCGTCCCCGCGGGCACGCCCGCGACCAACCTCGACTGGGACGCGCGAACGGCCAAGTCGCGTACCGATTACCCGAAGGAGCGCGTCGAGTTCGTGCGCGCCGAACCGATTCGGAAGTGGCTCCTGCCGATCAAGAAGCCCGGTGCAAAGGCCCCCGCGCCCAAAACGCCGCTCGAGGAGCTTCAAGGTACCTGGGACCCGATCGCCCTTGAAGCCCCGGGGTCGCGGATAACAGGACCGAATTTAAGCCTCTTTTTGCGCGAGTTGGTAATCGCAAACGACACGTTCCGTCAAGACATGGTATCTGGCGTGCGATTGATGAATATCAGAGTCTATAGCAATACGAGCCCCAAATCTTTCGATCTGTTCGCCCCCCCGGACAATTCACCCGACGTTGAGACGGAGAAAAAGAATCTCAAGCCGATCACGTTGGGTATCTACGACCTCACCGGCGACACACTAACGCTCGCGTTTTCGGGCAATGATGTGCGTCCGACGGGATTCAAGGTAACCGCCGACTCGAAGGCTACCGTTTGTACCTACAGGCGCAGGCCGCCCGCGAAGTCCGAAAAGGCGCCGGCGGAGTACGTCTCCGCGGAAGCGACACTCTACCTGGGTCGCGACGGCTTGGGGGGCAAACCGGGCGAGGTGATGAAGAAGGCGATCACGGACGAGGAGACACTCGCCAAGCTCGCGGCCTGCTTCCCGGAGCTGGGGAGCGGGAAGACATCGTCGACGGCCGGGGCGTGGAAGGCCGCAGTCACCTTCCAGTTCACGAACAGAAAGGGCGAATTAATCAAGGTGTACAGCAACTGGACGGAGTGGAATCAAGGCAAAGGAGATTGGCCGGTGAAGGCCAGTCTCATGAAGCTCACCGGCGAACTGTTCGAGCAGCCGGTCCTCATCGATCGGGGGACCATCGCGGGCGAGTGGGAGTTCGTGAAAGCCGAGCAGGGCGGCAAAAAGCAGGAGCCTCCACCCTTCGACCTCGTTGCGACCGGTTCCACGCTCCGATTCGAGACCAACGGGAAATTTTTGACGGAGTCCGAGTGGAAGGTCAATTACACGATCGACCCGAGTAAGTCCCCGAAAGAGATCGATTTCGTCTTCTCGCCCCGCCCCACGGGGGCAAAAACCGCTCGGGGCATTTACGCGGTCAAAGACGACACATTGATGATCTGTTTAGGAGGAGGTCAGAACCGGCCGGCTGACTTCAACGCTCTCCGGGGGCCGGACGACACCTTGTGGGTGCTCAAGCGCAAGGGCACCGGACCGGCACCGGCACCCGCGCCCGCTGCAGGCGACCTCGACGGGTTGCGGAAGAAGCTCCGGAGCGGCACGCCCGAGGAGAAACGGCAGGCGCTGACCACGATCCGCGACCTGCAAGCCATCAGGCTGATCCCGGACGTGATCGAGGCAGTCGCCGACCCGACTGCGCTCCCGCGTGAGGGGGACACGGGGTGGGGGTTCGTCGGGCACCAGGCGGCCACGGTCATGGTCGAACTGGCCCGCGCGGTGGACGGTACCGACCGGGCGGGCCGTCGGGATTACACTTTCCACGACGATCAGTACAAAGGCGGCGAGAAGCTGAAGGAACTCGGGCGCCTGGAGGACGTCCGCAAGAACTGGGCGCGCTGGCACGCCGACCGAAAGTAG
- a CDS encoding sigma-70 family RNA polymerase sigma factor, translating into MADMHAIARLAALAHSELADHALLARFATERDEFAFAALVERHGPVVLDVARSVLRHTQDAEDVFQASFLVLARNANTIRTRASIGCWLHGVARRIALRALRSRTRRARHEAVPRDTPVPDDELTWAEVRALIHAELAGLPEALRAPILLCHLEGLTLDEAATRLELPRGTLRDRLDRGRERLRQRLARRGLAAAAIAFSASSSNATPPLMVLVTARSAVRFAAGFAEPSRAVELANGAVAAMTPTRLKFGLLFAVTFGAVGLVVAGIRDVEAPAVEPPVAEAAPVIDEPEAAAREVVRADLPVAPPPVPAPRVEFESITVVIIKPPGLSNEPGGTIRISSDGSCLYEVPGRVPPGGGNPLPGARLVHKLPRDRLRALNQVLKDTEWLKADAKEVPRLHAAEYTITLERNTGRVPIKRTLKITGVSEGYRNVFHFFQSIAHQEFLLYRLEWLLNTMVEARRDLDNIIGGELGESIGKSLYAIDLTRFVPWATRTVRNSFNKQVDEVRVAVRLIGLLKLEAEREHVNDLATDRDSSVRAAVALAVGRLGGEKAVPVLRKMLRSTSEAPWELIKLGPIAVPTIVDVIQNGGDPSDMGYEHLIRAYIENWKDVPQPLDGRITVAVMAGAVAAKEKAVRTQYHEELLKLIATPPPPEDPKLARARADVLNLANAVEAYRAK; encoded by the coding sequence ATGGCGGACATGCACGCAATCGCCCGGCTCGCCGCACTCGCCCACAGCGAACTCGCGGACCACGCGCTGCTCGCGCGCTTCGCCACCGAGCGCGACGAGTTCGCGTTCGCGGCACTCGTGGAACGACACGGACCGGTCGTACTCGATGTCGCGCGCAGCGTGTTGCGCCACACCCAGGACGCCGAAGACGTGTTCCAGGCATCGTTCCTGGTGCTCGCGCGAAACGCCAACACGATCCGCACGCGCGCCTCGATCGGGTGCTGGTTGCACGGCGTCGCGCGGCGAATCGCACTGCGGGCGCTGCGCTCGCGCACGAGGCGGGCGCGCCACGAGGCGGTTCCGCGTGACACGCCCGTGCCCGACGACGAACTCACATGGGCCGAAGTCCGCGCGCTCATCCACGCGGAACTCGCGGGGCTCCCCGAAGCACTCCGCGCACCAATACTCCTGTGCCACCTCGAAGGGCTCACGCTCGACGAGGCCGCCACGCGCCTCGAACTCCCCCGCGGTACGCTGCGCGACCGGCTGGACCGGGGGCGCGAAAGGCTCCGTCAGCGCCTCGCGCGGCGCGGACTGGCGGCCGCCGCGATTGCTTTTTCGGCGTCCAGTTCCAACGCCACACCGCCATTAATGGTTCTTGTAACAGCCAGGTCCGCGGTTCGGTTCGCCGCCGGGTTCGCGGAACCCTCGCGCGCCGTCGAACTCGCCAACGGAGCGGTCGCCGCTATGACACCCACGCGATTGAAGTTCGGGCTGCTGTTCGCCGTCACCTTCGGGGCCGTCGGGCTCGTGGTCGCGGGCATCCGGGACGTCGAAGCGCCGGCCGTGGAGCCGCCCGTGGCAGAAGCCGCGCCGGTGATCGACGAGCCCGAAGCCGCGGCGCGCGAAGTGGTGCGCGCGGACCTGCCCGTGGCCCCGCCACCGGTCCCCGCGCCGCGCGTCGAGTTCGAGAGCATCACCGTCGTCATCATCAAACCGCCCGGGCTGAGCAACGAGCCGGGCGGAACGATCCGCATCTCGTCGGACGGATCGTGCTTGTACGAGGTTCCCGGGCGCGTGCCCCCCGGGGGCGGTAACCCCTTGCCCGGCGCGCGGCTCGTTCACAAACTTCCGCGCGACCGGCTCCGCGCGCTGAACCAGGTACTGAAGGACACGGAGTGGCTCAAGGCGGACGCGAAGGAGGTACCGCGCCTGCACGCGGCCGAGTACACGATCACACTCGAGCGCAACACCGGGCGCGTTCCGATCAAGAGAACTCTAAAAATAACGGGTGTGTCCGAGGGGTATCGGAATGTATTCCACTTCTTCCAATCGATCGCACACCAGGAGTTCCTGCTCTACCGCCTGGAATGGCTTCTCAACACGATGGTGGAAGCGCGCCGCGACCTGGACAATATCATCGGCGGAGAGTTGGGCGAGTCGATCGGCAAGTCGCTGTACGCGATCGATTTAACCCGCTTCGTCCCGTGGGCCACGCGGACCGTGCGCAACTCGTTCAACAAGCAGGTCGACGAGGTGCGCGTCGCGGTGCGGCTGATCGGGTTGCTGAAGCTGGAAGCGGAGCGCGAGCACGTGAACGACCTGGCTACGGACCGGGATTCGAGCGTGCGCGCGGCGGTCGCGCTGGCGGTGGGGCGCCTGGGCGGGGAGAAGGCCGTCCCGGTGCTGCGCAAGATGCTCCGGAGCACGTCCGAAGCGCCCTGGGAACTCATCAAGCTCGGCCCGATCGCGGTCCCGACGATCGTGGACGTGATCCAGAACGGCGGCGACCCCAGCGACATGGGTTACGAGCACCTGATTCGGGCGTACATCGAGAACTGGAAGGACGTGCCCCAACCGCTCGACGGGAGAATCACGGTGGCAGTGATGGCGGGCGCGGTCGCCGCGAAGGAGAAGGCCGTCCGCACGCAGTACCACGAGGAGCTACTGAAACTGATTGCCACGCCCCCGCCGCCCGAAGACCCGAAACTCGCGCGCGCCCGCGCGGACGTCCTGAACCTCGCGAACGCGGTGGAAGCGTACCGGGCCAAGTGA
- a CDS encoding ABC-F family ATP-binding cassette domain-containing protein, which yields MSLLLSAQELSKSYGPRPLFEGLSVELRAGERVGLIGPNGAGKSTLLKILAGIEAADSGTRTARRGVRVGYLTQDDIFEPGQTAHGVLMAALAGENLEDHERETRTAITLTQVGFEDFDVRAETLSGGWRKRLALARELVREPDLLLMDEPTNHLDLPGVVWLERLLRAAPFAYLVATHDRAFLRAVSDEILEVSRVYPGGAFRVAGAFDDFAEKRDAFLEAQARQRDAVANQVRRETEWLGRKESAQRKKSRSRIGEAAARRDELAELNYRTAAAGTAAIDFAGTGRQTKKLLTATGIGKALGGRPLFRGLDLIVSPGTRLGLLGPNGSGKSTLLKALAGDIEPDQGVVTRADGLRIVTFEQGRSTLDLTVPLRTALSPNSDTVTFNGRQLHVGGWAQRFLFRPDQLDVEMSALSGGERARVRIAQLMLKPADLLLLDEPTNDLDIPSLEALEDSLEEFPGAVILVTHDRDLMDRLCTEVIGLDGLGDSAKYGSVGQWLTAYERATEAAKPAPVAPAKKSSAPAAKPKKLSYKEQQEWDGIEAAILAAEGTVAAREQEVANAGSSHVALTAACKALEEAQAVVEKLYTRWQELEAKRGSGS from the coding sequence ATGTCGTTGTTGCTGTCCGCGCAAGAGCTGAGTAAGAGCTACGGCCCGCGCCCGCTGTTCGAGGGGCTCTCGGTCGAGCTCCGGGCGGGCGAGCGCGTCGGGCTGATCGGTCCCAACGGTGCCGGGAAGTCGACGCTCCTCAAAATCCTCGCCGGGATCGAAGCGGCCGATAGCGGGACGCGGACCGCGCGCCGGGGCGTGCGCGTCGGGTACCTCACGCAGGACGACATCTTCGAGCCGGGGCAGACCGCGCACGGCGTTCTGATGGCGGCCCTCGCGGGCGAGAACCTCGAGGACCACGAGCGCGAGACGCGCACCGCGATCACGCTCACGCAGGTCGGGTTCGAGGACTTCGACGTGCGCGCCGAGACGCTCTCCGGCGGCTGGCGCAAGCGCCTCGCTCTCGCGCGCGAGCTGGTGCGCGAGCCCGACCTGCTCCTCATGGACGAACCGACGAACCACCTCGACCTGCCCGGCGTGGTGTGGCTCGAGCGCCTGCTGCGGGCCGCGCCGTTCGCGTACCTCGTCGCCACCCACGACCGCGCGTTCCTCCGGGCCGTGTCCGACGAGATCCTGGAAGTGAGCCGCGTGTACCCGGGCGGGGCGTTCCGCGTGGCCGGCGCGTTCGACGACTTCGCCGAAAAGCGCGACGCCTTCCTCGAGGCCCAGGCGCGCCAGCGCGACGCGGTCGCCAACCAGGTGCGGCGCGAGACCGAGTGGCTCGGGCGCAAGGAGTCCGCCCAGCGGAAGAAGTCGCGCTCGCGCATCGGCGAGGCCGCGGCGCGCCGGGACGAACTGGCCGAACTGAACTACCGCACCGCGGCGGCGGGAACGGCCGCGATCGACTTCGCCGGAACCGGGCGCCAGACGAAGAAGCTCCTCACGGCCACCGGCATCGGCAAAGCGCTCGGCGGGCGCCCGCTCTTCCGCGGACTGGACCTGATCGTCAGCCCGGGCACGCGGCTCGGCCTCCTGGGGCCGAACGGGAGCGGCAAAAGTACGCTGCTGAAGGCACTCGCGGGGGACATCGAACCGGACCAGGGGGTCGTCACGCGCGCGGACGGGTTGCGCATCGTGACGTTCGAGCAGGGCCGGTCCACGCTCGACCTGACGGTGCCCCTTCGCACGGCCCTCAGCCCGAACAGCGACACGGTCACCTTCAACGGGCGGCAACTGCACGTCGGCGGGTGGGCGCAGCGGTTCCTGTTCCGCCCGGACCAGCTCGACGTGGAAATGAGCGCGCTCTCCGGGGGCGAGCGGGCGCGCGTGCGGATCGCGCAACTCATGCTCAAACCCGCGGACCTGCTCCTGCTCGACGAACCGACGAACGACCTCGACATCCCGTCGCTCGAAGCGCTGGAAGACAGCCTCGAAGAGTTCCCGGGCGCGGTGATCCTCGTGACCCACGACCGCGACCTGATGGACCGGCTGTGTACCGAGGTGATCGGCCTCGACGGGCTCGGCGACTCGGCGAAGTACGGGAGCGTCGGCCAGTGGCTCACGGCCTACGAGCGCGCCACCGAAGCGGCGAAGCCCGCGCCCGTCGCGCCCGCGAAGAAGTCTTCCGCGCCGGCCGCGAAGCCGAAGAAGCTGAGCTACAAGGAGCAGCAGGAGTGGGACGGGATCGAGGCCGCGATTCTCGCCGCCGAGGGCACGGTCGCGGCGCGCGAACAAGAGGTCGCGAACGCGGGCAGCAGCCACGTCGCGCTCACCGCGGCGTGCAAGGCGCTCGAAGAGGCGCAAGCGGTGGTCGAGAAGCTGTACACGCGGTGGCAGGAACTCGAAGCGAAGCGCGGGAGCGGGAGCTAG